The Fusobacterium necrophorum subsp. necrophorum genome has a window encoding:
- a CDS encoding class I SAM-dependent methyltransferase, whose amino-acid sequence MKSYQEINKETIDKWIEEGWEWGKIVSHEDYIRAKNGKWNVLLTPTVFVPHEWFGDLKGKKILGLASGGGQQMPIFNALGAECTVLDYSSKQIANEFLIAEREGYDITAIEGDMTKKLPFEDESFDIVFHPVSNCYVEDVQHVFHEAYRVLKKGGIFLAGLNNEINYIVDNEEKEIVWKMPFNPLKNEEARDFMMKGDFGMQFSHTMTEQIGGQLKAGFTLVDLYEDTNGVGRLHDMNIKTYIATKAVK is encoded by the coding sequence ATGAAATCATATCAGGAGATAAACAAGGAAACCATAGACAAATGGATTGAAGAAGGCTGGGAATGGGGAAAAATTGTTTCTCATGAGGACTATATCCGTGCGAAGAACGGAAAGTGGAATGTTCTTTTGACACCGACCGTTTTTGTTCCACACGAATGGTTTGGAGATCTGAAGGGAAAGAAAATTTTAGGCTTGGCTTCAGGTGGAGGACAACAAATGCCAATTTTCAATGCTCTGGGAGCAGAATGTACAGTACTTGATTATTCTTCAAAACAAATAGCAAATGAATTTCTCATAGCAGAAAGAGAAGGATATGATATTACAGCTATTGAGGGAGATATGACAAAGAAACTTCCTTTTGAAGACGAGAGTTTTGATATTGTATTTCATCCGGTTTCCAACTGTTATGTGGAAGATGTTCAGCATGTTTTTCATGAAGCATACAGAGTTTTAAAAAAAGGCGGTATTTTTCTCGCCGGATTAAATAATGAAATAAACTATATTGTAGATAATGAAGAAAAAGAAATTGTTTGGAAAATGCCTTTTAACCCTTTAAAAAATGAAGAAGCAAGAGATTTTATGATGAAAGGAGATTTCGGTATGCAGTTTTCTCATACTATGACGGAACAAATAGGAGGACAATTGAAAGCCGGCTTTACTCTTGTCGACTTATATGAAGATACCAATGGTGTCGGGAGACTTCATGATATGAATATCAAGACATATATCGCAACAAAAGCAGTCAAATAG
- a CDS encoding ATP-binding protein — protein sequence MDYIIRPKYLKKINQFVDKPVVKILTGMRRVGKSTLLNIIQNEILKGIPRKNKIYINFESLEFFHIKEAASLIQYLSPLLEKIHGKIYFFFDEVQLVEGWEKVINGLRVDRECDIYLTGSNSTLLSGDLATLLAGRYVEFEIQAFNFSEFIEIFKYKNLEKEELFTKFLKLGGMPFLRYFNLEEESSYKYLTDVYNTIIVKDILEYNKIRDIDVFNRILLYAIENIGHTFSANSIKKYFKNENRDISLDTILNYLEYCKRAFIIKKVPRYDSIGKKILKIDEKYYVSDHGFRAAKGFSNEKDIERVLENIVYIELLTRGYNIEIGKVKEKEIDFIAKKEGNIEYYQVSYMMTTEETRKREFSVYSSIKDNFPKYVLSMDNINFTQNGIIHKNIIDFLLEDKK from the coding sequence ATGGACTATATTATAAGACCTAAATATCTAAAAAAAATAAATCAGTTTGTGGATAAACCTGTTGTTAAAATACTTACAGGAATGCGAAGAGTTGGAAAATCTACATTATTAAATATCATTCAAAATGAAATTTTAAAAGGAATTCCAAGAAAAAACAAAATTTATATCAATTTTGAATCTTTAGAATTTTTTCATATCAAGGAAGCTGCTTCTTTGATACAATATTTAAGTCCTCTTTTAGAAAAGATACATGGGAAAATATATTTCTTTTTTGATGAAGTTCAACTTGTAGAAGGATGGGAGAAAGTAATCAACGGATTAAGAGTGGATAGAGAATGTGATATTTACCTAACGGGTTCTAACTCAACATTACTCTCGGGAGATTTGGCAACATTATTGGCGGGAAGATATGTAGAATTTGAGATACAAGCATTCAATTTCAGTGAATTTATAGAAATTTTTAAGTATAAAAATTTAGAAAAAGAGGAACTATTTACAAAATTTTTAAAATTGGGGGGAATGCCGTTTTTACGATATTTTAATTTGGAAGAAGAATCCAGTTATAAATATTTGACGGATGTTTATAATACTATCATAGTAAAAGATATTTTAGAATACAATAAAATAAGAGATATTGATGTATTTAATCGAATTTTATTGTATGCAATAGAAAATATAGGTCATACATTCTCTGCCAATAGTATCAAAAAATATTTTAAAAATGAAAATCGAGATATTTCTCTGGATACAATTTTAAATTATTTGGAATACTGCAAAAGAGCTTTTATCATAAAGAAAGTTCCGAGATATGATTCAATAGGAAAAAAGATTTTAAAAATTGATGAAAAATATTATGTAAGTGATCATGGATTTCGAGCAGCAAAAGGCTTTTCCAATGAAAAGGATATTGAAAGAGTTTTGGAAAATATTGTATATATTGAGTTATTAACAAGAGGTTACAACATAGAAATTGGAAAGGTGAAGGAAAAAGAAATTGATTTTATAGCAAAAAAAGAAGGAAATATAGAATATTATCAAGTCTCCTATATGATGACAACAGAAGAAACAAGAAAAAGAGAATTTTCTGTCTATTCATCTATTAAAGACAATTTCCCGAAATATGTTTTGTCTATGGATAATATCAATTTTACACAAAATGGAATCATTCATAAAAATATCATTGATTTTTTATTGGAAGACAAGAAGTAA
- a CDS encoding nuclear transport factor 2 family protein yields MKEETIKIFEMYTEALSKGDFISAFEVMADDIIWHMGGKHSLSGKILGKKALGERLQEFARRSNGTFQVISNWAANNDNLVAASVVSSAEKTNGEKLNMAGMDLFRIENGKIQEVWTFAQEQSVEDKFWE; encoded by the coding sequence ATGAAAGAGGAAACAATAAAAATTTTTGAAATGTATACGGAAGCACTGTCAAAGGGAGATTTTATATCGGCATTTGAAGTAATGGCGGATGATATCATCTGGCATATGGGAGGAAAGCATTCTCTTTCCGGAAAAATTCTTGGAAAAAAAGCCTTAGGAGAGCGTCTACAAGAATTTGCAAGAAGAAGCAATGGAACTTTCCAAGTGATTAGCAATTGGGCTGCAAACAATGATAATTTGGTTGCTGCCAGTGTCGTTTCTTCAGCGGAAAAAACAAATGGCGAAAAACTCAACATGGCAGGAATGGATCTCTTCCGAATAGAAAATGGGAAGATACAAGAAGTATGGACTTTTGCACAAGAACAATCTGTAGAAGATAAATTTTGGGAGTAA
- a CDS encoding helix-turn-helix domain-containing protein — protein MSSVYDKCPYVTTQRVLQGKWAIVVLYHLSTGTKRFHELEKRMPEVTRTVLTRQLRQLEQDRLIHRKVFAEVPPHVEYSLTEIGSKFQRVLDEIEVFGLDYIAELEASN, from the coding sequence ATGTCAAGTGTTTATGATAAATGTCCTTATGTGACAACTCAACGAGTATTACAAGGAAAATGGGCGATCGTAGTTCTATATCATCTAAGTACCGGTACTAAAAGGTTTCATGAGTTGGAAAAACGAATGCCTGAAGTTACCCGAACGGTATTAACGAGGCAACTTCGTCAATTGGAACAAGACAGACTAATCCATAGAAAAGTTTTTGCTGAGGTTCCACCTCATGTTGAATATTCCTTAACGGAGATTGGAAGTAAATTTCAAAGAGTATTGGATGAAATCGAAGTGTTCGGTTTGGATTATATCGCCGAATTGGAAGCTTCGAATTGA
- a CDS encoding shikimate kinase, with translation MKENIALIGFMGSGKTTVGRVLAKQLDMKFVDVDKVIAAQEKKSISDIFQEKGEEYFRQKEREIILQESTKNNVVIATGGGVVIDNENIKNLQNTCFIVYLDADVSCIYERVKNSKHRPLLQNIENLQQHIETLLEKRKFLYEFSSDYKIKIYLDSNLYDTVEKIKKVYIDS, from the coding sequence ATGAAAGAAAATATAGCGTTAATTGGTTTCATGGGAAGCGGGAAAACAACGGTAGGACGTGTTTTGGCGAAACAATTGGATATGAAATTTGTCGATGTGGACAAAGTCATTGCCGCCCAAGAAAAAAAATCAATTTCTGATATTTTCCAAGAAAAAGGAGAAGAATATTTTCGACAAAAGGAGAGAGAAATTATTCTACAGGAATCTACGAAAAATAATGTGGTCATTGCAACAGGGGGAGGCGTTGTCATTGACAATGAAAATATTAAAAATCTTCAAAATACCTGTTTTATTGTCTATCTTGATGCCGATGTTTCCTGTATTTATGAGAGAGTTAAAAATAGTAAACATCGACCTCTTCTTCAAAACATTGAAAATTTACAACAGCATATTGAAACTCTCCTGGAAAAAAGAAAATTTTTATATGAATTTTCATCGGACTATAAAATCAAGATTTATTTGGACAGTAATTTATATGATACTGTAGAAAAAATTAAGAAAGTCTACATTGATAGTTAA